The DNA region ACTCTGCGTTGGAGACAACTTGCATCAAAGCGACCGATTTCGACCCAGATTTCGGAGCTGACCCAAGCTGTCGGATCCAGCTGATATCAAGGAATCTGACAGGTATAAGGCTGAGCAGGTGCTGATAAGCTAGTTATTTTTGAGATGATGGGGGCTAAGGCGGCGTAGGACGGTGCAATACATGTGAGCATTTCTCACTGTGTCAGAAGTAACGGGAGCAGTCATGATTCTCGGTGTCGATGGAGGTCCAGAAGTCGGACAACCTTGGAAGCTTGGCAAGGCACCAACGGTTTTCTTGTGGGGACAGTGGGCATCATTGTGGGGTCCCTTTTCCTTCGTAGCACAGCCAATGGTTCTCTTCCCCACGCTTAGTGAAGCCCCTGAGCTGAACGACCTCACCACACCGACCTCTACACCGACGAAAAGCGAATCAAGGCACAGAGCATGTGGCGTTATCCTTTCAGCTCAAAGCTGATACATCTCTCGCCTTTCTACTCGTATCAAAGCCGTCGCCTTGTTTCCTCAGCTCTCCACGGGCAAAGGCGGGGCGGTCAGTCGGAGAGTCACAAGCGGAGAATTTAACCCGTCATTCGGCTgtcagaaaagaaaagaaaaaaaccagaGTATTGGACGACAGTTCTTCCCGATGTCTGAGAATGTTGCCGTCAGATGCTTGTCGGtgaaagagagaggaaggtgcCAATTCTCAAAAGCTGTAGAACCGCTCGTGGTTTCCGTAACACGATTTGGTGAACGgagctgaggaggggggcggagTTTGAAATGCTGGTCTCTACCCTATGGCCACGCGGCCGCGATGTTGTAGGTGAGAATAAAGGATCAGAAGTTATAGACGAATTAATTTTTCAGCATGAATGAAAGACGCTTCTAAAAAATGCGGGGTAACCCGCTCTGCGGCTCAAACAGGATTTCCCCAGGGATTGCGCGCGGGTTGGGGGCGGCCGCGGACAGTTTCATCGTTTTGGATGCCTTTTCTCCTGCAGGCGGCGTTCGGCTCATGTTTGAATGTCTCAAGGCCCACCAATCCGAAGTCTAACCCGAAGTCCCGTGCCGGAACCTCCTGATCCGCATGAGAATAAGGTTTTGGGGGCGCAGAAAGAATTTGGACCGGAGCCGGCCCTGAAAATCCAGGGCACCTGATGCTGGGGGCATTCCGGTCTCCCCGCCATGTCCTGTTGCCTTGCGCTTTTTATTGGTAGCTTCTCGTCCCTTGACGGGCGCTGAAGTGGTGATAGATGACGACGACTCAGATATCCCCCCGTCGATTTGAAGATTTGTTGGGAACGGGCACGGGGCGCTGTCTTTATGAAAGCTTATCGTCGGAGGCCTCTTcccagaaaaaagaaggagaatgCGCTTCATATACACAAGCTTTGCCTAAGTTTGGGCAGTGCTCTTCCTCGACGGCGTGGTTACGTCGTCGTTCCAGAAAGCCGGGCCGACCCGGGCCCCGTATCGGGGGCGCAGCCAGTCAAACGGGTCTCCTGTCTTGGTTTGGGCGCCGACAACATGAGACTCGCATGAACTGACTGGAAGCCTGGACTTTACGGAGAAGCGGTCCATTCCATCACGTCCGGTGATACTGCTTGCTGCTTTAAACCAGACTAAACATATCCCATCTGGTGTCCGCTGGGCGAAGCTTGACCGACACAAAAGCATACCACTAAACATCTCACCTGTCTCTGATAGAAACCTCCAACGGTCATATCTCAACGACCGGTTGCCTTGCCCCAGGCTCCTTGGTCTCAAGTTTGAAATGTTGTTGAGTCGTCAGGAGAGATTGGCTGCAAGCATCTCATTGAGGGAATACATCGGGTTACCCACGCCTGTTGTGTTTCCGAGAGCAAGGTGTGGCTTCCGTCGTGTGAACGTGTTCCGACTTTAAGCTGGTGACCAAGAAGCTTGTGACTGTTCACATGCATTTCATATAGTTTCTGTAACCACTGTAAGTATCCCGTATCGATGCAGTCAATCATGCAATCTCGTAAACCACCGCATCAGCAGCCGGACGAATTCGAATATGGCTGCATATTGTGATATATGCTGTGtgtggggtggtgatggtgcggtGTACGACCTGGGGAGTTCTCGAGTCCTGCCCCCGTGGTCGAGTCTGCAGTGATTTCGCACGACGTCGATGGGGGTCTAGTACCCGGACCACGCCAGTATTACCGCGCCATAAGTTAGCCACAACCAGTGATTGGGGGGAGAGTACATAATTGTTTATTATCCTATGCGGCATGAGTGCATTGCTTGTGCGTTGTGTGTAAGCGAGCGAATATCTGCAGGAAACTTGGTAATGGTTGTAGGTAACCTGAGCTATCGCCATCGCCAGTCTGCAAGGCATATTGCAAGCGGTACACCACCTCAAAACTTGGATGAAGCCATTTACTGCAGACCCTTGGTCACAGTGAGACATGTTAGGAAATCATTTGTAGTCTGCTGTTGCCTTGGACTTGTTAAACTACCTCCAGAATGGGTAGATTTCGCCGTGATTAGCCATAAGAGCGTACACATGAAGTCAGGCAGCTGAACAATGATCATTTCCGGTGATTGGCATGTAATTTGTGCCGATATTTCGTGCATCATGACTTGTCGAGAAGAACCAAGTGGGAAAAAGAGGCCCTATGGGATGGTTCTGTGGAGCTTTAGACCAATGAAGATATTGCTTGGATGTCTCGAGGACCTACAAGTGTTTTGATAGAAACAAACGATGATTCATCTGAGATTTATGAGGTTACTGGTGGCGTCAGGTGATAGTTTAGAGCAGTTCAGTGGTAGTGGAGACGATTGTGTCGGCATGAACAAGAAGAGATCAACAATGACGAAGTCGGGTCGGTGTTGAGTACTCAGCAAAGCAGTACAAAGTCGACAACGATCCCAGCAACAGGCCTCACTCTCAAAGTCGCATCTCCAAGCTCCTTCCTTTATCACAGCCCAgggtccttccttcccaacAGAACCCAGGTTCCTTCTCTCCTAGCACAACCTCGGCATATATACCAGTCTACACACCCAGCTTCTTATAGCATCTCCAATATCTTGACCATGGCGCCCTTGTGGTCAGGTCAAATGGTCAGGATATAGAGCTGCTGTTAAACCCAgcgtcggcttcggcttgCAAATGACAGCCCCCGAATTCGATCCCCCCTCAAGTAAAACCTGTCTCAACTGGGTTTTCGTAGCCCGCCCATTGGGGCTGGTGAGTTTTTTGCATTTTTTGCGACTTTTCTCACCTAGTGACTCCCATTTCCTCTGTGTATATGTGTCAAATATATTGGAGATTGGTGGCCATCATGAAGTTCATGAACCTTTATGGCTAATATGGATGTTTTTGACATCGTGAACATCATGGCTAGCACGGGCATCATGGAGGTGACCAGCATCTCGTATTTATCTGATCGTGTCTGCCCATGCCTTGGTGGTCGACAGAAAGCAAGGCTAGTGCAAGAAGGGTTAATCGACAATGGTGGGCGGTACGAGATAGTCATTTATATTTCTCTCAACAGTTCAAAATCGATATTATTTGGTACTAGCATCGTCAGAGTAGCCGTCCAACCTGGTGTAAGGATGCTTGAACTAGAAGCCACGCCACAGATTCAGCGTCTGGTTGAGATTTCCAACCAAAAAGCCTAGACTTACGACACTCCAAATAGCCAAAGGAATGTCATAACATCCGTCAATTAAATTTAACATATGTATCTATCCCCCCATTCCCGATCCTCTTGTACATATACAAACCCCTTTTATCGTCCCATCTACATCGGCGCACTCCACCTCAAGTTGATCTGCTTTTTCCTCACCTGTGAAGATGAATCGTTAGCCACAATCCCCATAATATGCAAGAAAAGTAAGCTTACCATAGGGCCCAACATAGTCACACCAACAAACAACGCCAACACCGTCGACACAAGCGACACCTTGTTGAAACCCTTCCCAAGGATATCAAACAAGAAGCTAGGAGTGACTCTTGTGCCGAAAATATCCACACCATAGGCAAACACGAGACTGGTGCTTTCAACAATAGCCGGCGACGTAATAATTTTCTTGATACCAACGACATCCCTCTCGTGCGTGATAACGCTCTTGGGGTCGATCTCAATCGCGGGATGGTATCTGAACAAACCCTCCTCGATCTCAGCAGGCGTAGCATCGCGACCCACAGGACGGCGAGGCTCGAGGAGCATTCTTGGGATGCCCATGATACCATGGTTCTCGGGCATGTAGGCGAGGATATGGCGAGTGGTAATCCCTTGCCTGGTCTGCGAGACCTGCAGGGCCGAGATAGGAGCGCCCATGATGTAAGTCTGGGAAACTACCGAAGGCAGGGCGACACCAGTGGGGACATCGACAgggtcgagggaggagaaggtcgaGGCACCACCAAGCGGGCCGCGGTCATTAGTCTCCTCGCTTTCGTAGAGATCCGAAACAGCAATCTGGTAGCCTTTGAGAGACTGAGCCGAGTTATCACGCAGTGTGTACTGCCCGAAGAACGAGCAGACGAACCAGTTCTCAGCCATGGCGCACTCGACCGGCTTAGTGGGGTCGACACCGTTGTACTTGGCCGAGGAAAGGATTTGGCCAGACACAGTGTCAAGAAGGTAGACAGTGAGGGTCCAGGTCTTGTCGTCGATGGCGGCAACAACAATAGTGTTCGGGTTCAAGTACTTGTACTTGACTGTGCGGTCGCCAAGAACGCGGCCGATCGAAGCAACAGCATCGTGTGAGGGCCTGGTAGCGATGCTGACGACGCGCTGATTCTCAGGCAAGGAGAAGATCCAAGACGTAGATTCATGAGCGGTGGTACCATCAGGAATGAAGACGACGCCCTTCAGTTCGCCATCGGCACCACGAGTGACAACAGTCTGCTTCGGAGCCTTATCAACAGGGAGATCACCAATCTTGCCGTCTAGGCCAATGCGTAGGAGACGTGGGCCAGAAGCGGTGTCAATGAGAGCAGTGCTCTGAGTAGTTACTTCGAAGCTGGGCGCCTGAGCGCTAATAACTTGACCCGTCTCGGTCTTCAAGACCACAAAGTCATTGTGAGCACCGAGGATTGTGACCTCACCCGATGACTCGTTGACCAGGATTCCCTTGACATCCCACTTCTGGCCCTTGGAAATCTGGAATGCCCTCTTTTGCCAGACAGCAGCGCCAGAGTTACCAATGTCAAGCCCGTAAACCATACCGCGCTTGGTGGCAAGAATGACCAGCTTGTGGAAGCCAAAGCTGTCACGCGACAGCTTTCCAGCCGAAGAAGTGACATCGGTGCCCGCGATGCTGCTAATCAACCTCGCGGGCACATTGTTGAGGTAAGCAGGGAGGTAATGGAGATCGTTGATATGGCGCTTGACGCGATGAATATAAGCTTGAACCGGGTTGCTATGGGCCTCCTGTTCGAGAGACTTGGCCAGCTCTTCACTCTCAGGGATCTCAGCAAAGGTAGCAGCAACGCCTCCAGAAAGGCCTTCAGGGCGAGTCCATCCGATCTCACCATTACGAACGAGAGCCCACTCGTCATCAGCAGTAAGGGCCGCAGACCGAACGGCATAGCTGCCATCAGCTCCAGCCTTCTTGATCACCTCAGATACTGCATGAATGGGAGCGACCTTGGAGTTGGTGTTCTTGAGGGGCCAGCGTCCAAGAACGCCGTGAGACTGGGATGAGACCAAAATCAACTCATCCTCAGTGATACGCGTGAAGTACACGTTGGCTGAGATCGAGCTAGTTGCAAAAGCGCCCTTGCCTGGAAGCAGAGGCAGATCATACGCCTTGGCGATATGTCCAGTCTTCAGGTCGATGTGGTAAACCTCGCCCTTGTTGCCAGTCGCAGTCTTGCTGTGCACCAAGAAATGCGGCTGCGACTGAATCAGATGAGGAGCGTgaatctcaacctcaacagtCCCCTCAACTAAAGGAAACTCCTGGCTCGTCTTCAAACCTAAAACGTTGACCCTCAAAGCCGTATGCTCAGCATCAGTCCAAGCCACAATCGGAGCCGCCGAGTTCGCGCCGACAAGCATGATATCTCCCTCGTCATTCAGGTCCGCCTTAGTCCCAATAACCAGCTCATCCAGCCTCTTCCCAGTAAGCGTATCCAGAGTCGTAACCTTGAGGCTGTACGCCCCCTTGGTCCCCTTCAAGAATACCACGAAAACCTTCTCGACATTCGTGCTGACTTGAAGCGGCATGTCCTTGGTCACCTCCCTGAACTCCCAAACCACATCCCCGTTAGGTGCATTCAACCGTCTCAACActgtctcccccttctcctcctcctcaaaaagcACCAGCAcatccttcctctccgcctccgtcatctccatcacTTCCAAATCCTTGACCTTCCCCGGAAACCTCGCCCAGAACGTGTTCCTCCCCGTCACCGCGTCCCAGGCATGCACCTCACCTCCATAAGCACTAGCCACccatccctcaccctcgcccgcCCTGGCgaacccctctcccactgCCGTTTCATTGTTGTTATCCCCCGCCAGAAACTGCCTCCAGACAACCCCGCCAGTACCCGGGTTTACAGCCCCCAACACGCCCTCATCACTCAATGTGTAAAGCAAGCTTCCTTGCTCGTCTTTTCTGGGGCGGTGGAAAAAGGTTGTTTCCCTTTgcggaaggccgaggagtTGGTAGTGGTAGTCAATATGGCCCACTTCATCTCTGAAGACGGCGCGGACGGCCAAAGGGAGGGCGAGCAGCCCTACTAAGAGGGTTGTCGCGGAGGGCATGGCGAGCATGATAGCTCTCGCTTCGTAGTATCGTCGTATGTTGAGGTTCAAGCGCTCATCGATTGGGACGTAACAGGTGtgtgtcgttgatgttgggcaACGGGCGCGCTAGTGGGCGCCGGAATTGGATCGTATCGATTGCAGTCAATGGGGTCGCTCTATCGGTGTTCCATCAGTTGAGAGTCGCAAACTGAGAACGGTATTCTTTCTATTTCTCTCGCTGTCGTGAGATTGCGCCGcctgggttggtgttgatggtggaagCTGGCAAAGAGCTTGCAGAAGCTCAGAAACGATGGGAGCGGGTCACAAACTTCCCTGGGACGTTGACCTGGAGGTGACGTTGAAACAAGCCCTGCCTGTCCAGCCCCGTGGGTTCCCGCAAACCACCCCTGTCAAGAAGCACCACAGCTCAGAGCTCGTGCCATATGCCAAGACTTACCCTCGACATCAGATCTCAAACTTCACACCAACGAAAGACCCGCACCATGATTTAAAATACACTTAAGCTCGATTTAGCCAGCCCTCGACTCGAATCTGGGCTTATGGCTGAacaaggctgctgctctaCAAACATGAGCAACACCCCGGTACCTTATCCATGCCAACTTCCCCAGCAAACGACCTTTGTGAGCAACAAGTCAGCCAAGACGAATGTCCCTCAACGATTGGGTATATGCAAAGAATGCGTTCTTAACACTATCTTTCATGGCCTATTAAAGATCTTGAAAGCATATCAACTATCTTCGACCGCCGATAGCAGATGTTGAACATGTATCCATTATCTTTGGAGACGTATTCCCTATTTTCAAAGGCCTATTCACTCTCTTTGAAGCTATATTAATTATCTTTAAAATCCTATTACCTAGGTATCTTCTAAGACCTCGATTGACAGGTAGGCACACACTTCCACGAACATCCAACTTTCAAGAAGGGTATAAGCAACTCCCTGTCCAACTTCGTCGCTGCAGGAGCCTTGAACTCAACCCACCTGGTCAGAGGAACGACCATCCCCCGGTTACACACCGAGCATGTGAGGCCACCTCTGCGGTGGGCCTCCGCGGCCTGATTGAGCGCCTCCCGAACGTCCGGATAGCCTTCATCAACTTCCAACCAATAGTTGACTTCCTCTAGCTCAGGCTCCGGCAGCTGAGTAAGCGTTTTGAGCGCATACTCGAATAGCGACCTCGCACCCTTCGGGTTGAGGAGCCTGTTATCGTCCTGCTCCCTGTAGCTAACATCCTTGGGCATCTCGAGCTCAGTAgggtcctccacctccaattCCAGTGAGCCAGTGCTCTCAGCCAAATCTCCGAACAACGGCAGACGAAATCTCGAGTAGATCCGACCATCGCTGCCCAAGAATTCCACTGGGGTCCGGATCAATGGGTTGGGACCGCAATTTGTTGTCGCGGCCTCGAACGAAATCTTCTCTGCCATCCACCAAGGATTTGATGCAGTATGAAGCATCACCAACTTCCCCTCATCGCCCATGAGCCGCAGAATTTCGGCCGGAAGATACCTGAGCTTGTTTTGCGCAAGGTTAAGTGTCTTCAGGTTCTTTAGCTTTCCAATACATGTTGGAATCTCCGTCAAGTCGTTGTTTCGGAGAGTGAGGAACGTAAGAGGTTCGATATTCACCAGAGATGAGGGAAAGTCTTtaaggttgttgttgtacaGATATATCTTGATGTCTGGGTCAGCTTGACGGAATGACACGCCCTTCACAACCACGGGAATCGGCTCGATATCAGCAATTGGTGCAATAGTCTCCGTCGAGATAGAGTTCAGGCCAAGGTCACTAAAATTTTGTCAGTCAAAATCTACAACCAGGCGACTCATTGGATGGTATCATAGGTACCTCAAATCAACCTCCTGGGTGCCGTTCTCCACACATCTTCTGATCCTCTCCCGTGCAACTGCCTCAGCTTCGGACAACTGTGGTTGAGATCGAGGCGATATTTTCAGCTGTGCCGGCGACGCGAAGAACTTTGGTGTGTATGGGGTCGGGACGTCGCCCTCTGTATCAGTAGAGTCCGGTCCACCCATGAAAATACCGCTGTCGAGCTTCCTGAACTCGCGCTTTTGCTGTCTCGCCCCAGCCTTTCGCCGAAGAGGGCGGCAGACGATGGGCGATGAGCGGACAAAGGGCGACGACGAGTGATCACCCATTGCCGAGTCGGAAGACAGAGCGGCATGCTGCTCATACCATGTCCCTACATACCGCCGCTTGTGTCGGCGGGCGCTTTCGTATGCCTCGAGTGCAGGGTCGTCATCGCTGGAAAAGACGGCTGGATCGCTCGAGGTTGAGACACTGGGTGGAGGCGCGTTGGCTTGCGCCCACGCTCGCTTGCTCGCCCCATTGAATGGGGTTTTTGGCAGCGTTGGTAAGGCCTGCTCGTCCGCCATGGCTCACCGGGGTTACCTCTAGGTCGgcaaaaggaaaggaaacaATGGGGCTGCGGCGACGCGACTGGCGATAAGCTTAGAGCTGTGAGCAACCCCGCATACGGCAAAAGAATGATGACAAGTACTCTACTCAAAAAGAGATGAACGCGGAAATTATGTGGAGTTTCTTTGATGCCTGAGGAGCGAGAAAAGAGGTTCTCGGTATCAGGGAAATGCCTGGGTAGAAATGGTCTTTttgaaaaggaaaaggggaatCGCAGAATCGCGTATCCTGAAAAGTCAACAGCAGGTGACCCTGTCGCGAGTTCGCGCTCTCCTAGAAAGGAGCACAACTGGCGTCATGCACTTATTTTTTAGTGCAGTCTAGGGCCGCATATGGGACCGTGCACTGAAACATTGCCGCGGCGGGGTCCGGGCCCGGGCTGTCAAAGAGCCCCCCACGATCCCGAGGACTTGGTTCGGTCTCTCGCCTCCATCTTACAGACCTGGCATGCAGTGTAATCTACTGTCCGCACCCAGATTAATTGGTGCTGCAAGTCAGGAATACGTGTGACGACTATCACTTTACACCCTTCTAAGTAGGAAATTTAGCCGCTCTTTAAGGCCTATTGACTAGCTTTTGAGGCCTACTATCCACCTTTCGAGGCCTACTGGCAGACTTTGAGAGAGTCATGCATGTCTTTGAGACGTGGTTCAGCAATATGGTCGGGCTAACTTACTTTGCAGTGCCAGTATGTTTGCCCAAGGGTGTGGCTGGCTACGTCAGGCGGGGGGGAATACACCACGCGATGATTCGGAAGACCTTGCAAAGAATTACAAGCGAGGATGTGTCTTTCGCTGTCTAGGTCTGATATCAGTCCTATAGTAACTCTTCCGTTACAGGATCAATCACATTCTCAACCTACAACTCCCTTCACCGCCTCATTGCTCACATCACTCCcataaaaataaaaagctCAACATGGCACATGCCTCAATCATTGACTGCAAGGTACCTGCCTGATCTAGCCGATGCACATCCTCACCACATAatcacccctcctcatcacaaGCTCGCTCACATTCTTCCATATACATCGCCCATTCAACATCATTCAAAAAATCATCATTCGCTAACGCCCGCTAAAAGACTACCGCGCAAGCCcacaaaaccacccccattccacccttcttcatctccccttACACTCCCTTagccctctctctcaccccctcccccttccctcatACCCAAACTGGAACTACCTGCCACCAAACTCCTCACCTCTTCCCACCAAGAGACTGCCCCTCAGTCTGCTCCGCCAGCGCCATAAAGTCGTTGTCATCCAAGTCAGAATCGTCAAACTCATCTCTCTTTTGGCGTTTGGCAGGGGGTTTGTCATCCTTGGTACCGGCATTGTTGTTTAGAAACTGACTGTTGGTCAGCCTGTGGGCTTCCCAGATGTCCCAGGGGTTCGTGGGAGCATCGCTGTCGGTGTTGCACACTGGGTTCAACGTCGGTTTCACCACCGAATTActgggggggtgggcgaACTGGTTGGTCGGTTGGTAATTCGCCTGAGTACTGGGGTCGTTGTTAGGTTGATTGTTCGAGGGGCGGTTGAACTGGTTCCGAACAGGTGTGGTATTGTAGCTGTTGAACGGGTTACTCCCGTGGTAGCTCGTCCGGTAGGTGAACTGGCTGGTTGGCGTGGTGTTTACCTGCCCCTTGGGTTGTGTTTTGCTGTTGGGCACGGGTGTATCAAGTTGGTCGGCGAGCTCGATCATGGCGTCCTTAAGGCCAGTATCGATGTCAaattcctccttctcatcatcctctctcCCTCGCTTCTGGGGAAGCGTGGGTGGCAAGACGAAAGTCTTGTTAGGCCGGTTACTGATGGGTGTAACCATGCCGGAAGAAAAAGGCTGCTGCCCTGCCACACCCATGGACTTGGTCGGTGTGTTGAAACGACCGGAAGTATTCGAAGTCGGCGCAGGTTTTCCAGGGACAGAAAAAGGCGAGTGCCCTAGTGAATTAGGGCTCTTCGCCGGGGTGACCAACGTGCTGTGATGACCACTAGGAATGATGAGACCACTTTTTGAAGAAGTTGAGACGGCTGTTATCGGCGCCTGCATGCCCTCGAGATTCTGCGGCGAGGCGGATTGGAACAGCCTCGTCCGAGCAGGGTAAACGTTCGCGGGCGCTGGATAACACGCGCTCACGGAGCCAAACTTCGTCTCATCATtctcgtcctcttcgtcgaGAGTCAGGTCGATTGTGATCTTGACCTTTCCTTTAGAGACCTTGGCAGTCGTATGCTCCATACTATCCCCAGTTTCGATTCCGCTCCAGTTTTCTGCCGTGTGTTTATGGATCGACTTAAATGTCCCTCTCGTCTGCTTTCGGGTCTCGGGAATCACAGGCTGTTGAGCCTCGATGTggttgggaatggtggccgggttgttgttgttgctggcttCGTCTTTACTGATGCCAGCCTCGCCATTCATATCACCGGAATTCTGATCCATCTTGATGCCATTGTCTTGCTTCGAGGGACCGGCCTCAACTGTGTCGATATTCCCTTTTACCGCTTCCACAGCCTTTCCTTTGATAACCGGCCGTATATAGTTACACCCGTCCTCTTCGCCTCGTCTCGAGCACTCTGCGTACTTCTGGGTGCTCTCGAAAGGGTTCTTAACCCTCTCAACCAACTGGCCGATATGGCACTCAGGACATGGCCCCTTGCCCAGTTCGTTTTGTTTCTGTGCCCAAAGAATCTGAG from Podospora pseudoanserina strain CBS 124.78 chromosome 1, whole genome shotgun sequence includes:
- a CDS encoding hypothetical protein (EggNog:ENOG503NWQ6; COG:S; BUSCO:EOG09260QVP); its protein translation is MLAMPSATTLLVGLLALPLAVRAVFRDEVGHIDYHYQLLGLPQRETTFFHRPRKDEQGSLLYTLSDEGVLGAVNPGTGGVVWRQFLAGDNNNETAVGEGFARAGEGEGWVASAYGGEVHAWDAVTGRNTFWARFPGKVKDLEVMEMTEAERKDVLVLFEEEEKGETVLRRLNAPNGDVVWEFREVTKDMPLQVSTNVEKVFVVFLKGTKGAYSLKVTTLDTLTGKRLDELVIGTKADLNDEGDIMLVGANSAAPIVAWTDAEHTALRVNVLGLKTSQEFPLVEGTVEVEIHAPHLIQSQPHFLVHSKTATGNKGEVYHIDLKTGHIAKAYDLPLLPGKGAFATSSISANVYFTRITEDELILVSSQSHGVLGRWPLKNTNSKVAPIHAVSEVIKKAGADGSYAVRSAALTADDEWALVRNGEIGWTRPEGLSGGVAATFAEIPESEELAKSLEQEAHSNPVQAYIHRVKRHINDLHYLPAYLNNVPARLISSIAGTDVTSSAGKLSRDSFGFHKLVILATKRGMVYGLDIGNSGAAVWQKRAFQISKGQKWDVKGILVNESSGEVTILGAHNDFVVLKTETGQVISAQAPSFEVTTQSTALIDTASGPRLLRIGLDGKIGDLPVDKAPKQTVVTRGADGELKGVVFIPDGTTAHESTSWIFSLPENQRVVSIATRPSHDAVASIGRVLGDRTVKYKYLNPNTIVVAAIDDKTWTLTVYLLDTVSGQILSSAKYNGVDPTKPVECAMAENWFVCSFFGQYTLRDNSAQSLKGYQIAVSDLYESEETNDRGPLGGASTFSSLDPVDVPTGVALPSVVSQTYIMGAPISALQVSQTRQGITTRHILAYMPENHGIMGIPRMLLEPRRPVGRDATPAEIEEGLFRYHPAIEIDPKSVITHERDVVGIKKIITSPAIVESTSLVFAYGVDIFGTRVTPSFLFDILGKGFNKVSLVSTVLALFVGVTMLGPMVRKKQINLRWSAPM
- a CDS encoding hypothetical protein (EggNog:ENOG503Q3N3; COG:S) encodes the protein MADEQALPTLPKTPFNGASKRAWAQANAPPPSVSTSSDPAVFSSDDDPALEAYESARRHKRRYVGTWYEQHAALSSDSAMGDHSSSPFVRSSPIVCRPLRRKAGARQQKREFRKLDSGIFMGGPDSTDTEGDVPTPYTPKFFASPAQLKISPRSQPQLSEAEAVARERIRRCVENGTQEVDLSDLGLNSISTETIAPIADIEPIPVVVKGVSFRQADPDIKIYLYNNNLKDFPSSLVNIEPLTFLTLRNNDLTEIPTCIGKLKNLKTLNLAQNKLRYLPAEILRLMGDEGKLVMLHTASNPWWMAEKISFEAATTNCGPNPLIRTPVEFLGSDGRIYSRFRLPLFGDLAESTGSLELEVEDPTELEMPKDVSYREQDDNRLLNPKGARSLFEYALKTLTQLPEPELEEVNYWLEVDEGYPDVREALNQAAEAHRRGGLTCSVCNRGMVVPLTRWVEFKAPAATKLDRELLIPFLKVGCSWKCVPTCQSRS
- a CDS encoding hypothetical protein (EggNog:ENOG503PR9W) is translated as MTPQLPETPRKQTTVGGRVTKAKGSNPKSSRSSTTKGRKLRYGPCPTCKIGILERKRNNPEGAGPDAGLWRLSCSRYTARPPCRHYEAFNEDPQILWAQKQNELGKGPCPECHIGQLVERVKNPFESTQKYAECSRRGEEDGCNYIRPVIKGKAVEAVKGNIDTVEAGPSKQDNGIKMDQNSGDMNGEAGISKDEASNNNNPATIPNHIEAQQPVIPETRKQTRGTFKSIHKHTAENWSGIETGDSMEHTTAKVSKGKVKITIDLTLDEEDENDETKFGSVSACYPAPANVYPARTRLFQSASPQNLEGMQAPITAVSTSSKSGLIIPSGHHSTLVTPAKSPNSLGHSPFSVPGKPAPTSNTSGRFNTPTKSMGVAGQQPFSSGMVTPISNRPNKTFVLPPTLPQKRGREDDEKEEFDIDTGLKDAMIELADQLDTPVPNSKTQPKGQVNTTPTSQFTYRTSYHGSNPFNSYNTTPVRNQFNRPSNNQPNNDPSTQANYQPTNQFAHPPSNSVVKPTLNPVCNTDSDAPTNPWDIWEAHRLTNSQFLNNNAGTKDDKPPAKRQKRDEFDDSDLDDNDFMALAEQTEGQSLGGKR